A single genomic interval of Labrus bergylta chromosome 18, fLabBer1.1, whole genome shotgun sequence harbors:
- the LOC109981270 gene encoding CD209 antigen-like protein B yields the protein MILNCDNNVDETTNNPGNKGSMSKVRVGSRSFPLYPVVIVSLGLLNTILMLTAVVIGIYCGIFSEVSASDQNAQTLIIEFKTLCEMFADVIQSQEEAKQALQKELRNNEKNKLQMEQNKTLCDRLQRQIESLHVEKATLQSKLSDIQDNCGRCLPGWLLINHTCYFHSISETSALKNWWDSRADCISRGGNLTVINSLEKQLNLHEFLPKGLQQSKHRGAWIGLTYDRTVHRWVWSNEVTLSDQGYWNSGEPNNQEAPDGACVAIVNKKTPTRTWFDTSCDWEKEWLCEMEPN from the exons ATGATTTTAAATTGTGACAATAACGTTGATGAAACTACTAATAACCCTGGAAACAAAG GATCGATGAGCAAAGTCAGAGTTGGGTCCAGAAGTTTCCCACTGTATCCAGTGGTTATCGTCAGTTTGGGGCTGCTTAACACTATTCTGATGTTAACTGCTGTTGTTATTGGGATTTACT GTGGTATATTTAGTGAGGTGTCAGCTTCAGACCAAAATGCACAAACCCTTATAATAGAGTTTAAGacactttgtgaaatgtttgcCGATGTAATCCAATCCCAAGAAGAAGCCAAGCAAGCATTACAAAAGGAGCTCAGAAACAATGAAAAGAATAAACTGCAGATGGAGCAGAACAAGACTCTTTGTGACCGACTCCAGAGGCAGATTGAGAGTCTACATGTGGAGAAAGCAACACTGCAGTCCAAGTTATCGGATATAC AAGACAATTGTGGACGATGCCTTCCAGGATGGCTATTAATCAACCACACCTGCTACTTCCATTCTATATCGGAAACCAGTGCCCTTAAGAACTGGTGGGATAGCAGGGCGGACTGTATCAGCCGGGGGGGCAATCTTACTGTGATTAATAGCTTGGAGAAGCAG CTAAATCTTCACGAGTTTCTACCAAAAGGTTTGCAACAAAGCAAGCACAGGGGAGCCTGGATTGGCCTAACATATGATCGGACAGTGCACAGATGGGTGTGGTCAAATGAAGTGACTCTGAGCGATCAAGG GTACTGGAATTCTGGGGAGCCCAACAACCAAGAAGCACCAGATGGAGCCTGTGTGGCAATTGTAAACAAGAAAACCCCGACAAGAACGTGGTTTGACACAAGCTGCGATTGGGAAAAGGAATGGTTATGTGAAATGGAGCCAAACTAG